Proteins from a genomic interval of Ralstonia wenshanensis:
- the ccoS gene encoding cbb3-type cytochrome oxidase assembly protein CcoS, with product METLFLLIPLSLMLVVAIVGVLWWAVGSGQYDDLKAPAESILLDPDTPARDAVSRDGTT from the coding sequence ATGGAAACGCTGTTCCTGCTGATTCCGCTGTCGCTGATGTTGGTGGTGGCGATTGTCGGAGTGCTGTGGTGGGCCGTCGGCTCGGGCCAGTACGACGATCTCAAGGCGCCTGCTGAATCGATTCTGCTGGACCCTGATACCCCGGCGCGTGACGCAGTGTCGCGGGACGGAACTACTTGA
- a CDS encoding heavy metal translocating P-type ATPase: MTTIFAPNHPTAPVDGISSPIGPSGAGASHVTCYHCASPLDGATAVHADIGGKSREFCCAGCQAVAQTLHASGMGHVYDGPIAFAKPIEGDRRTEAEAVWATYDLPVMRERFVRTRADGAEELSLAISGMRCAACVWLIERALSRVPGVREATVNYATERARIVGDAGAMRLSAVFAAIADVGYEAWPDQPSARRTAEARERRSLLIRLGLAMLGMMQVMMYAWPVYLHGSDIPVSQTRLMQWASLMLTVPVVLISARPIFVNAWRQVRHAHVGMDVPVALGVGAAFIASVLATLRGHGETYFDSVTMFVAFLLAARYLELRARQSAASGAEALVHQLPATCRRFHAESGALETIPVAALQQGDCVEVRAGEVLPADGTIERGTTEIDESLLSGESVPRPRDVGATVLAGSYNVVSAIRVRVNRVGAQTRLAAIVDLLERALSDKPRMAELADRVAGRFVAVLLGWALLTAIAWWWIDPTRMFAVTVAVLVVSCPCALSLATPSALAAASGALARRGVLVTRGHAIESLAAVTDVLLDKTGTLTEGRLRLLSIETFADVDAEHCLALACAMEQSENHPIAQSLRAATSAEMLLPTLGRVTNVPGQGVYAAADNQLVRLGTQSFAAARYADQPVASIRYGTQAPMEEVPPAAACTSIWLGRDGQPLARFTLADTPRADAPACLSALRAQGLRLHLVSGDAPETVHWWANRLGIDRAVGGASPEDKRAYVRQLQADGARVLAVGDGINDAPLLAQAQVSIAIGSGAPLAQAGADAILTEPRLFAISEAVSIGRRTLRVVHQNLGWAFAYNAISIPLATLGWLSPLVAGIGMSVSSLLVALNAWRLSRAA; encoded by the coding sequence ATGACGACGATATTCGCCCCCAACCATCCAACCGCGCCGGTTGACGGCATAAGCTCGCCTATCGGCCCGAGCGGGGCAGGCGCGTCGCACGTCACCTGCTATCACTGCGCGTCGCCACTGGACGGCGCCACGGCCGTCCATGCCGACATTGGCGGCAAGTCCCGGGAATTTTGCTGCGCTGGCTGTCAGGCTGTCGCGCAAACGCTGCACGCCTCCGGCATGGGCCACGTCTATGACGGCCCAATCGCCTTTGCCAAGCCGATCGAAGGCGACCGTCGCACCGAAGCCGAAGCCGTTTGGGCGACCTACGATCTGCCCGTCATGCGTGAGCGCTTCGTACGCACACGGGCTGACGGCGCGGAAGAACTTTCTCTTGCCATCAGCGGCATGCGTTGCGCCGCGTGTGTATGGCTGATCGAGCGCGCGCTCTCGCGAGTGCCAGGCGTGCGCGAAGCCACCGTCAATTACGCCACGGAACGCGCGCGCATCGTTGGAGATGCCGGGGCGATGCGGCTGTCCGCGGTATTTGCCGCCATTGCCGACGTCGGATACGAAGCGTGGCCCGACCAGCCATCCGCCCGCCGCACTGCTGAAGCGCGTGAGCGCCGCAGCCTGCTGATCCGCTTGGGGCTGGCGATGCTCGGGATGATGCAAGTGATGATGTACGCGTGGCCGGTTTACCTGCACGGCAGCGACATCCCCGTGAGCCAGACGCGCCTGATGCAGTGGGCCAGCTTGATGCTGACCGTGCCGGTGGTGTTGATTTCTGCGCGGCCCATTTTCGTCAATGCTTGGCGGCAAGTGCGGCATGCGCACGTCGGTATGGATGTGCCCGTGGCGCTGGGAGTCGGCGCGGCGTTCATTGCCAGTGTGCTGGCGACCCTACGCGGTCATGGCGAGACGTATTTCGATTCCGTGACGATGTTCGTCGCTTTCCTGCTGGCGGCGCGCTATCTCGAACTGCGTGCGCGACAGAGTGCTGCTTCTGGCGCTGAAGCGTTGGTGCACCAGTTGCCAGCCACCTGCCGTCGCTTCCATGCCGAAAGCGGCGCGCTGGAAACCATCCCCGTTGCAGCCTTGCAGCAAGGCGATTGCGTGGAAGTGCGCGCCGGCGAAGTTCTGCCCGCCGACGGCACCATTGAACGCGGCACCACTGAGATCGACGAATCGCTTCTCTCCGGTGAAAGCGTGCCGCGTCCGCGTGACGTGGGCGCGACCGTGCTGGCGGGCAGCTACAACGTCGTCAGCGCCATTCGCGTGCGTGTGAACCGCGTGGGCGCCCAGACGCGCCTTGCCGCCATCGTCGATTTGCTGGAACGCGCCCTGTCGGACAAGCCCCGGATGGCTGAACTCGCCGATCGTGTGGCCGGGCGCTTTGTGGCAGTGCTGCTCGGTTGGGCGCTGCTGACGGCGATCGCGTGGTGGTGGATCGATCCGACTCGCATGTTTGCCGTCACCGTGGCGGTGCTGGTGGTGAGCTGCCCATGTGCGTTGTCGCTGGCCACGCCGTCTGCATTGGCCGCAGCCAGTGGCGCGCTGGCACGGCGCGGTGTGCTGGTCACGCGCGGTCACGCGATCGAGAGCCTGGCAGCCGTGACGGACGTGCTGCTCGACAAGACCGGTACGCTCACCGAAGGGCGTCTGCGCTTGCTGAGCATCGAGACGTTCGCCGATGTGGATGCCGAGCACTGCCTCGCATTGGCGTGCGCGATGGAGCAATCCGAGAATCATCCGATCGCCCAGTCGTTGCGCGCCGCCACCTCCGCTGAAATGCTTTTGCCAACGTTGGGGCGCGTGACGAATGTGCCGGGGCAGGGCGTGTATGCCGCGGCTGATAACCAGTTGGTGCGTCTTGGTACGCAGTCGTTCGCAGCAGCGCGCTACGCAGATCAGCCGGTTGCTTCCATTCGTTACGGCACGCAAGCGCCGATGGAGGAAGTGCCGCCGGCGGCCGCATGCACGTCGATCTGGCTCGGCCGCGATGGCCAACCGCTCGCGCGCTTCACGCTGGCCGATACGCCACGTGCCGATGCGCCCGCATGCTTGAGCGCGTTGCGTGCACAAGGATTGCGCCTGCATCTCGTTTCCGGCGATGCGCCAGAGACCGTGCACTGGTGGGCCAACCGCCTTGGCATCGACCGCGCCGTGGGCGGCGCCAGCCCCGAAGACAAACGTGCCTATGTGCGCCAGCTGCAGGCAGACGGCGCTCGCGTGCTGGCCGTCGGCGACGGCATCAACGACGCGCCGTTGCTCGCGCAGGCGCAGGTCTCCATCGCCATCGGGTCGGGTGCGCCGCTGGCCCAGGCCGGCGCGGATGCCATTCTCACCGAGCCTCGCCTGTTTGCCATCAGCGAGGCCGTGTCGATTGGCCGTCGCACGTTGCGCGTGGTGCACCAGAACCTTGGCTGGGCCTTCGCTTACAACGCGATCAGCATTCCGCTCGCCACGCTTGGGTGGCTGTCGCCGCTGGTAGCGGGCATCGGCATGTCGGTGTCGTCGTTGCTGGTGGCGCTCAATGCGTGGCGTTTGTCACGTGCCGCTTAA
- a CDS encoding 2-phosphosulfolactate phosphatase, giving the protein MATEFSLYNIHCEWGEHGASALAPHCDAVIVVDVLSFCTCVDVAVARGARIYPYPWRDASAETFARRAGAMLAGYNRSQAGYTLSPASLRELPIGSSLVLPSPNGATLALATGSTPTFAGCLRNARAVAEAASRLGRRVAVVASGERWADGSLRPALEDWLAAGAIVHHLSETVAGFLPQALSPEALAARAIYREASRTGMMKAWLLDSVSGRELCERGFTEDVTMASQTDVSNVAPMLVEGAFRNVNRKTERLPQDFFGASLRPSQAPPSHRNSPPTSH; this is encoded by the coding sequence ATGGCAACCGAATTCAGCCTGTACAACATCCACTGTGAATGGGGTGAGCACGGAGCATCCGCGCTGGCGCCACATTGCGACGCCGTCATCGTGGTGGACGTGCTGTCTTTTTGCACCTGTGTGGATGTGGCCGTGGCGCGCGGGGCACGCATCTATCCGTACCCATGGCGCGACGCCAGCGCTGAAACTTTCGCGCGCCGCGCCGGCGCCATGCTGGCGGGCTACAACCGCAGCCAGGCGGGGTATACGCTCTCGCCAGCGTCGCTGCGTGAATTGCCCATCGGCAGCAGCTTGGTCCTGCCCTCGCCCAATGGGGCAACGCTCGCACTCGCCACCGGGTCGACGCCGACGTTTGCTGGTTGCCTGCGCAACGCGCGCGCGGTGGCGGAAGCCGCATCGCGGCTGGGCCGTCGCGTGGCCGTGGTGGCGTCAGGAGAGCGCTGGGCTGATGGCAGCCTGCGCCCGGCCCTGGAAGACTGGTTGGCCGCCGGGGCGATCGTGCATCACCTGTCGGAAACGGTGGCGGGATTCTTGCCCCAAGCGCTGTCGCCCGAAGCGCTCGCCGCTCGTGCGATCTATCGCGAGGCGTCGCGGACCGGCATGATGAAAGCGTGGTTGCTTGATTCAGTGTCCGGCCGCGAACTGTGCGAACGCGGCTTTACCGAAGACGTGACCATGGCTTCGCAAACCGATGTGAGCAACGTCGCCCCCATGCTGGTCGAAGGCGCGTTCCGCAACGTCAACCGCAAGACCGAGCGCCTGCCACAGGACTTCTTTGGCGCAAGCCTGCGGCCCTCGCAGGCCCCGCCGTCGCACCGCAATTCGCCGCCGACGTCACACTAA